In one window of Photobacterium leiognathi DNA:
- the ccmD gene encoding heme exporter protein CcmD produces MHFDSMSDFFAMGGYAVYVWSSFGISFIAMLWILFSSMATQRRLLGDIKNKMAREERIKEAKKLENTL; encoded by the coding sequence ATGCATTTTGATTCTATGAGCGATTTTTTTGCCATGGGTGGCTACGCAGTATATGTGTGGAGCTCATTCGGTATTTCATTTATCGCAATGCTATGGATCCTTTTTTCAAGTATGGCAACACAGCGTCGTTTATTAGGTGATATTAAAAATAAAATGGCGCGTGAAGAACGTATTAAAGAAGCGAAGAAGTTGGAGAACACGCTATGA
- the ccmE gene encoding cytochrome c maturation protein CcmE — MTPRRKKRLALVLALVLGLGATVGLVLYALNQNMDLFYTPTELVNGKPDGTKPEVGQRLRIGGMVVKGSVKRDPESLRVSFQVADTGPAVTVTYDGILPDLFREGQGIVAQGVLVNPTTVKAHEVLAKHDENYMPPEVAEAMKKNHSKLQYTEEQLQGSAQ, encoded by the coding sequence ATGACCCCAAGACGTAAAAAGCGTCTAGCCTTAGTGTTAGCGTTAGTGCTAGGCCTTGGTGCAACTGTTGGCTTAGTGCTGTATGCGTTAAACCAAAATATGGATCTCTTTTATACTCCTACAGAGCTGGTAAATGGTAAGCCTGATGGTACTAAACCTGAAGTTGGGCAACGTTTACGTATCGGTGGTATGGTGGTGAAAGGGTCGGTAAAGCGTGATCCAGAATCGCTTCGCGTAAGCTTCCAAGTGGCTGACACTGGCCCTGCAGTAACAGTGACTTACGATGGTATCCTGCCAGATCTTTTCCGTGAAGGTCAGGGTATTGTGGCGCAAGGTGTATTGGTTAACCCTACAACAGTGAAAGCGCACGAAGTGTTGGCGAAGCATGATGAAAACTACATGCCGCCTGAAGTTGCTGAAGCAATGAAGAAAAATCACTCAAAACTTCAATATACTGAAGAACAACTACAAGGTAGTGCTCAATGA
- a CDS encoding heme lyase CcmF/NrfE family subunit, producing the protein MIPEIGHFALIAALALSVLVSIYPLYGAAVGNQAMMRMARPLSYGVFAFLSLSFVILCWSFYSNDFTVAYVASNSTSLLPWYYRITAVWGAHEGSLLLWVLIQAGWATAVARFSRGMPLESVARVLSVMGMIAVGFLLFIIITSNPFLRTLPVFPVEGRDLNPLLQDPGLIIHPPMLYMGYVGFSVAFSFAIASLMTGRLDTAWARWSRPWTIAAWAFLTVGIALGSWWAYYELGWGGWWFWDPVENASFMPWLAGTALMHSLSVTEKRGTFKAWTVLLAISAFSLSLLGTFLVRSGVLVSVHAFASDPARGMFILGFLVVVIGGSLLLYALRGGQIRSRGNYSLFSRENLLLANNILLVAGLVVVLIGTLLPLVHKQIGLGSVSIGVPFFNTLFTWLMVPFAFILGIGPLVRWKRDNLANVRKPMIISALITVPLSFLLIYFTASVVEPLAVLGMMMAIWIIVMHGFELYQRATHRHTLFEGLGKLGRSHWAMVLGHLGLAISIIGITLVSNYDIERDLRLAPGQSVNVKGYDFHFAGLRDADGPNYDGYIADFNISRRGINVTTLHAEKRFYSVAGSMMTEAAIDSGITRDLYVAMGEKLGDGAWAVRIYYKPFVNWMWAGALLMALGGALAISDKRYRFRKPATKHDKSAEAKLTHE; encoded by the coding sequence ATGATCCCTGAAATAGGCCATTTTGCCCTTATTGCTGCCCTTGCCTTATCGGTCTTGGTCAGTATTTATCCGCTATATGGTGCTGCAGTTGGTAACCAAGCAATGATGCGTATGGCCCGTCCATTGTCATACGGTGTTTTTGCTTTCTTATCACTGTCTTTTGTTATCTTATGTTGGTCATTCTATAGTAATGACTTCACCGTTGCGTATGTTGCAAGTAACTCAACGAGCTTATTGCCATGGTATTACCGCATTACGGCGGTATGGGGTGCGCACGAAGGCTCGCTACTGTTATGGGTGCTGATCCAAGCAGGTTGGGCGACAGCCGTTGCACGCTTTAGTCGCGGTATGCCTCTTGAGTCGGTTGCGCGTGTACTTTCTGTTATGGGTATGATTGCAGTGGGTTTCCTACTGTTCATCATCATTACTTCTAACCCATTTTTACGTACGCTTCCGGTATTCCCTGTTGAAGGCCGTGACTTAAACCCACTATTGCAAGATCCGGGTCTGATCATTCACCCACCAATGCTATACATGGGTTACGTAGGTTTCTCGGTTGCATTCTCTTTTGCGATTGCATCATTGATGACAGGCCGTCTAGATACTGCATGGGCTCGTTGGTCTCGTCCTTGGACAATCGCTGCATGGGCATTCCTAACTGTTGGTATCGCACTAGGTTCTTGGTGGGCTTACTACGAACTAGGTTGGGGGGGCTGGTGGTTCTGGGATCCAGTAGAAAACGCCTCATTTATGCCTTGGCTGGCAGGTACAGCGCTAATGCACTCGCTATCAGTAACTGAGAAACGCGGTACATTTAAAGCGTGGACTGTACTACTTGCGATCTCTGCATTCTCATTAAGCTTGCTAGGTACTTTCCTTGTACGTTCTGGCGTACTGGTATCGGTTCACGCTTTTGCCTCAGATCCAGCACGCGGTATGTTTATCCTTGGTTTCCTTGTGGTAGTTATCGGTGGTTCGTTACTACTATACGCACTACGTGGTGGTCAAATTCGCTCGCGTGGTAATTACAGCCTGTTCTCTCGTGAGAACTTATTGCTAGCTAACAACATCTTATTGGTTGCAGGTTTAGTGGTTGTACTTATCGGTACACTATTACCATTAGTTCACAAGCAAATTGGTTTAGGCTCGGTTTCTATCGGTGTGCCTTTCTTCAATACGCTATTTACATGGCTAATGGTGCCATTTGCGTTCATTCTTGGTATCGGTCCTCTAGTTCGCTGGAAGCGTGATAACTTGGCAAATGTTCGCAAGCCAATGATTATTTCTGCATTGATCACTGTACCATTATCATTCTTACTGATTTACTTCACTGCAAGTGTGGTAGAGCCGCTAGCGGTACTGGGTATGATGATGGCAATTTGGATCATCGTAATGCACGGCTTTGAGCTATACCAACGTGCAACACACCGCCACACACTATTTGAAGGTCTAGGTAAACTAGGTCGTAGTCACTGGGCAATGGTGTTAGGTCACCTAGGTTTAGCAATTTCAATTATCGGTATTACATTAGTATCAAACTACGATATCGAGCGTGATTTACGTCTCGCTCCGGGTCAGTCTGTAAATGTGAAAGGCTATGACTTCCACTTTGCTGGTCTGCGTGATGCGGATGGTCCAAACTACGATGGCTACATTGCTGATTTCAATATCAGTCGCCGTGGCATCAATGTAACCACGCTACATGCTGAAAAACGTTTCTACAGCGTTGCTGGCTCAATGATGACGGAAGCGGCAATCGACAGTGGTATTACTCGCGACCTTTATGTTGCAATGGGTGAGAAGCTAGGCGATGGCGCATGGGCGGTACGTATTTACTACAAACCATTTGTTAACTGGATGTGGGCGGGTGCGTTGTTAATGGCACTGGGTGGTGCATTAGCGATCAGTGATAAGCGTTACCGTTTCCGTAAACCTGCAACCAAGCACGATAAATCAGCAGAGGCAAAATTAACGCATGAATAA
- a CDS encoding DsbE family thiol:disulfide interchange protein yields MNKKLLFIPLVLFIALVIMFMVQLTRNADGDDPTKLESVLVGKPVPTFKLEDLFQPGKEYQQTIFKGEPLLLNVWATWCPTCYAEHQYLNTLSKQGVKIIGLNYKDQREKAIGWLTELGNPYLHTLFDGNGMLGMDLGVYGAPETFLIDANGIIRYRHVGDVNPDNWKDTLEPLYNKLKAEAKS; encoded by the coding sequence ATGAATAAGAAATTACTCTTTATTCCATTAGTTCTGTTTATTGCATTGGTGATCATGTTCATGGTGCAGTTAACACGTAATGCTGATGGTGATGATCCAACAAAACTAGAATCGGTATTGGTGGGTAAACCTGTACCGACCTTTAAATTAGAAGATCTATTCCAACCTGGAAAAGAGTATCAGCAAACGATTTTCAAAGGCGAGCCTTTACTATTAAACGTATGGGCGACTTGGTGTCCGACATGTTATGCCGAGCACCAATACCTAAATACGCTCTCTAAACAAGGTGTGAAAATCATTGGTCTTAACTACAAAGATCAGCGTGAGAAAGCGATTGGTTGGTTAACTGAGTTGGGTAATCCATACCTTCATACTTTGTTTGATGGTAATGGCATGCTTGGTATGGATTTAGGTGTGTACGGCGCGCCAGAAACATTCCTAATTGATGCTAACGGCATTATTCGTTACCGCCATGTAGGTGATGTGAATCCTGATAACTGGAAAGACACACTAGAGCCGTTGTACAACAAACTAAAAGCGGAGGCAAAAAGCTAA
- a CDS encoding cytochrome c-type biogenesis protein, giving the protein MKRLFAMVIAATIALTAALQAFASIDVYDFKNAEQEKQFQELTATLRCPKCQDNNIADSNATLAQDMRQKTFELLQEGKSSQQIIDYMIARYGNFVTYNPPMTASTAILWVGPILCLVIGFTVLVYRSRKNGEKAEEAQLDAAEAERLKKLLAEMEQQDAESVDTQSKVNK; this is encoded by the coding sequence ATGAAACGTTTATTTGCCATGGTTATCGCGGCAACCATCGCGTTAACAGCTGCATTGCAAGCATTTGCATCAATTGATGTTTATGACTTTAAAAATGCAGAGCAAGAAAAGCAGTTTCAAGAGTTAACTGCCACGCTACGTTGTCCTAAATGTCAAGACAATAATATTGCGGATTCTAATGCAACACTGGCGCAAGACATGCGCCAGAAAACCTTCGAATTACTTCAAGAAGGTAAAAGCAGCCAGCAAATTATTGATTACATGATTGCACGTTACGGTAACTTCGTGACTTACAATCCACCAATGACGGCGTCAACGGCGATCTTATGGGTTGGTCCAATTCTGTGTCTTGTGATTGGTTTTACTGTGCTGGTTTATCGTTCACGTAAGAACGGCGAAAAAGCAGAAGAAGCGCAATTAGATGCAGCGGAAGCGGAGCGATTAAAAAAACTGCTTGCCGAAATGGAACAGCAAGATGCTGAAAGTGTTGATACTCAATCAAAGGTAAATAAATGA
- the ccmI gene encoding c-type cytochrome biogenesis protein CcmI yields MTLFWIITAVLVLIAMAFFAIPMLYGKEYDDVVSRDELNKAFFKDRIHELENESEEGLVENRQELVSELQQSLLDDLPQGEAKKSVHVSPAMLLPGIILIVGICYGMYASVGGIKKVEDWHDAVNRLPELSKRLLGDNAANEPLSDQDMADLTLALRTKLHDDGDDPMGWLLLGRIAMSNRDGETAEMAMKRAYDLNPMDSDIQLGYAQSLMLSGKPGASDTARQLLRTVIKHDHTNTQALSLLAFDAFEQNQFKQAIAYWTMMKKLIGPNDSRVPMLDRSIERAQSRLDADNKAMAIVNGAEAAGAVKADAAPKADAEQAKQQVTATISLAPDVVMPKQGDIIISVHSADGAPMPIAAVKLPLTTKFPLTITLTDKDSMMPQRKLSSLSEMLIRARIDSDGNVMTKQGDWYGESQKVMLGGDTKVLINKQY; encoded by the coding sequence ATGACACTGTTTTGGATTATAACTGCTGTCTTAGTGCTTATTGCGATGGCATTTTTTGCAATACCTATGTTGTATGGCAAAGAATATGACGACGTAGTAAGCCGAGATGAATTAAATAAAGCGTTCTTTAAAGATCGTATTCATGAACTTGAAAACGAATCTGAAGAAGGTTTGGTTGAGAATCGCCAAGAATTAGTTTCTGAGCTGCAACAGTCATTACTTGATGACTTACCACAAGGTGAAGCGAAGAAATCAGTACATGTAAGTCCTGCGATGTTACTACCAGGTATCATCTTAATTGTGGGTATTTGTTACGGCATGTATGCCTCTGTTGGTGGTATTAAAAAGGTTGAAGATTGGCACGATGCGGTGAATCGTCTACCTGAGCTATCAAAGCGTTTACTTGGTGATAATGCTGCTAATGAGCCGCTATCTGATCAAGATATGGCAGATCTAACCTTAGCACTGCGTACGAAATTGCATGATGATGGTGACGATCCTATGGGTTGGTTACTGTTAGGTCGTATTGCGATGTCGAATCGTGATGGCGAGACTGCTGAAATGGCAATGAAGCGTGCTTATGATCTTAACCCGATGGATAGCGATATCCAGCTAGGTTACGCACAGTCGCTAATGCTAAGTGGTAAACCGGGTGCTAGCGATACCGCACGTCAGCTGCTACGTACAGTGATTAAACATGATCACACTAATACCCAAGCATTATCGCTATTGGCATTTGATGCATTTGAGCAGAATCAATTCAAACAAGCGATTGCTTACTGGACCATGATGAAGAAACTGATTGGCCCGAATGATTCTCGTGTTCCTATGCTAGATCGTAGTATTGAACGTGCCCAATCACGTTTAGACGCCGATAACAAAGCAATGGCAATTGTTAATGGCGCAGAAGCCGCTGGTGCAGTCAAAGCAGACGCAGCACCTAAAGCTGATGCAGAACAAGCTAAGCAACAAGTAACAGCAACGATTTCGCTTGCACCAGATGTAGTGATGCCAAAGCAAGGTGACATTATTATCTCGGTACACAGTGCTGATGGCGCGCCAATGCCAATTGCAGCGGTGAAGTTACCGTTAACGACGAAGTTCCCATTAACTATTACGCTAACAGATAAAGACAGTATGATGCCGCAGCGCAAACTATCGTCGTTATCTGAAATGCTGATCCGTGCGCGAATTGATAGTGATGGTAATGTGATGACTAAGCAAGGTGACTGGTATGGCGAAAGTCAGAAAGTTATGCTTGGTGGTGATACAAAAGTATTAATTAATAAACAATATTAA
- a CDS encoding MlaA family lipoprotein, translating into MNKNLLLIIALSLGIVGCAQTPDEPSDHIVSSNISDHIDADSSNDNNGVYDPFEGFNRAMWNLNYNYLDPYIARPVSVAYVDYTPTPVRKGIMNFLSNLDEPASMVNSILSLNGKEAVTHFNRFWINSIFGLGGLIDIASAADITKPNERRFGDTLGYYGVPNGPYLMLPFYGPVTFRGFGDSADQLYPMLGLLNFWEGLGKWVFEGMEDRAALVQQESMLENSPDPYVFTRDAYIQYKDFIATYGEDQPAQKADNFDDSYLDEIDGD; encoded by the coding sequence TTGAATAAAAATTTACTACTTATAATTGCGCTCTCTCTCGGGATCGTCGGTTGTGCACAAACACCGGATGAACCGTCAGATCACATTGTTTCTAGCAATATTTCTGATCACATAGATGCAGATAGTAGCAATGATAATAACGGTGTGTATGACCCATTTGAGGGCTTTAACCGTGCAATGTGGAACTTGAATTACAATTACCTTGATCCTTACATTGCTCGTCCTGTATCAGTGGCTTACGTTGATTACACACCAACGCCTGTACGCAAAGGCATCATGAATTTCTTATCGAATTTAGATGAGCCAGCGAGTATGGTGAATAGCATTCTGTCGTTAAATGGCAAAGAAGCCGTTACCCATTTTAATCGTTTTTGGATCAACAGCATTTTTGGCTTGGGTGGCTTAATTGATATTGCATCAGCTGCTGATATTACCAAGCCGAATGAACGTCGATTTGGCGATACGTTAGGATACTATGGTGTACCTAATGGTCCTTATTTAATGTTACCGTTCTATGGTCCTGTGACTTTCCGTGGTTTTGGTGATTCAGCGGATCAGCTTTACCCAATGTTAGGATTACTTAACTTTTGGGAAGGGCTAGGTAAGTGGGTGTTTGAAGGTATGGAAGATCGAGCAGCATTAGTGCAGCAAGAATCTATGCTTGAAAATTCTCCAGATCCTTATGTCTTTACTCGTGATGCGTATATTCAATATAAAGACTTTATTGCCACGTATGGTGAAGATCAGCCAGCTCAGAAAGCAGATAACTTTGATGATAGTTATCTTGATGAAATCGATGGCGATTAA
- a CDS encoding trypsin-like serine protease: MKQKKYLLVLTALLTSQTFAIESGQNVLNTQHQTIIQTTKNKCTGNLIAGKWVLTAQHCSANNPTIINTFNNQRILVKEQINHNNSPYYYGDTIDIALWKLDKDAQFNKITPLSIPPISAKQNIDLYGFANNSDQISKVPLIITSQPNDNDSIVKSVVLKGNGTLVAGDSGAPYINANNQIVAVHQGVEGDFYRGTRISSAQDFILNTVDGWNYPTLLANVKGQQVITIQSLHKDDVIDQAYTSGNVTINSDQSTCLRGNISPFKTCTYVIDTDGNEGSLILSPTEVININPGVKDDSTGKDNNDKPDQIITDNNGGGGGTFNLSALFSLLFIVFLRRKTRY; the protein is encoded by the coding sequence ATGAAACAAAAGAAATATTTATTAGTGTTAACTGCGTTGTTAACAAGTCAGACTTTTGCTATTGAAAGTGGTCAAAATGTATTAAACACACAACATCAAACAATTATTCAAACAACTAAAAACAAATGCACGGGAAATTTAATTGCAGGGAAATGGGTATTAACCGCTCAACACTGTTCAGCGAATAACCCTACTATTATTAATACGTTTAATAATCAACGCATATTAGTTAAAGAACAAATTAATCATAATAATAGCCCTTATTATTATGGTGATACTATTGATATTGCTTTGTGGAAACTTGATAAAGATGCGCAATTTAACAAAATCACGCCACTATCCATACCTCCAATATCAGCCAAACAAAATATCGACTTATATGGCTTTGCCAATAATAGTGATCAAATAAGTAAAGTACCGCTGATCATAACATCGCAACCTAACGATAATGATTCAATAGTTAAAAGTGTAGTTCTTAAAGGTAATGGAACCTTAGTTGCTGGTGACTCTGGAGCCCCTTATATCAATGCTAATAACCAAATTGTCGCAGTTCACCAAGGCGTTGAAGGTGATTTTTACCGTGGTACACGTATCTCTAGTGCACAAGATTTTATTCTAAATACAGTTGATGGCTGGAACTACCCGACATTACTAGCCAATGTTAAAGGTCAGCAGGTGATCACTATTCAGAGTCTACATAAAGATGATGTTATCGATCAGGCTTACACTAGTGGTAACGTTACTATTAATTCTGACCAATCAACGTGTTTAAGAGGTAATATTAGCCCTTTTAAAACATGTACGTATGTTATTGATACTGATGGTAATGAAGGCAGCCTTATTTTATCTCCGACTGAAGTGATCAATATTAATCCAGGAGTAAAGGATGATAGTACGGGAAAAGATAATAACGATAAGCCAGATCAAATTATTACGGATAATAATGGTGGTGGCGGTGGTACATTTAATTTATCAGCTTTATTTTCGTTGTTATTCATTGTTTTCCTTCGTAGAAAAACTAGATACTAA
- a CDS encoding outer membrane protein transport protein codes for MNKNKITLSLTAALALGMSTNALAAGFQLAEYSATGLGRAFAGEAAMADNASAQFRNPAMLTYLEGTQVSAGAIYVDPNIDVKGDVQVNGHTIDQTEARNIAHSAVIPNFYISRQLNDKATLGLAFGTNFGMRTDLGSQFSGSIFGNQAEVHTVEINPNLGYKINDQFSVGAGVRYIMAKGHFGAALPSTLPKAIAGQLPPAYQYMYNKGLAGKNLKYMEGEDNAWGWQAGAAWQINPTNRIGVSYHSAVDLNLSGHASGLAYKDQTLSGSLPLELPASAEIASFHQLNDKWAVHASVNWTDWSSFEKLEANIPAMGGNDLIKQENWKDNYRFAIGTTYQVNEKLALRSGIAYDTAAVDEAHRTQTIPETDRTWLSLGAGYQWSKNLTLDAGLTYVYAKKAHLNETDGKINAIASGVLEQPTQLSFAGTTSGDVWLAGVQASYRF; via the coding sequence ATGAATAAGAACAAAATCACATTATCGTTAACAGCAGCATTAGCACTAGGCATGAGCACTAACGCTTTAGCTGCAGGTTTTCAATTAGCAGAATACTCAGCAACAGGTCTAGGCCGTGCATTTGCAGGTGAAGCAGCAATGGCAGATAACGCTAGCGCGCAGTTCCGCAACCCTGCAATGCTAACTTACCTTGAAGGTACACAAGTATCTGCTGGTGCTATTTACGTTGATCCAAATATCGATGTAAAAGGCGATGTTCAAGTAAACGGCCACACTATTGACCAAACTGAAGCACGTAATATTGCTCACAGTGCCGTTATTCCAAACTTCTACATTTCTCGTCAATTAAACGACAAAGCCACTTTAGGTTTGGCATTCGGTACTAATTTCGGTATGCGTACAGATCTTGGTTCTCAATTCTCTGGTTCTATTTTTGGTAATCAAGCAGAAGTCCACACCGTTGAGATCAATCCTAACCTTGGTTACAAAATCAATGACCAATTTAGCGTGGGTGCTGGTGTACGTTACATCATGGCGAAAGGCCACTTCGGAGCAGCGCTACCAAGCACACTGCCAAAAGCAATTGCAGGCCAACTTCCACCTGCATACCAGTACATGTACAACAAAGGACTAGCAGGCAAAAACCTTAAGTACATGGAAGGTGAAGATAACGCTTGGGGTTGGCAAGCTGGTGCAGCGTGGCAAATTAACCCAACCAACCGTATTGGTGTAAGCTACCACTCCGCAGTTGATTTAAATCTTAGTGGTCACGCTAGTGGTTTGGCATATAAAGACCAAACATTATCAGGCTCACTACCTCTTGAGCTACCAGCGTCAGCTGAAATTGCAAGTTTCCACCAACTTAATGATAAGTGGGCAGTACACGCAAGTGTTAACTGGACAGACTGGAGCAGCTTTGAAAAATTAGAGGCGAACATTCCTGCAATGGGTGGTAACGATCTAATCAAGCAAGAAAACTGGAAGGATAACTACCGTTTCGCTATTGGTACTACTTACCAAGTGAATGAAAAGCTAGCACTTCGTTCAGGTATTGCCTACGACACAGCAGCTGTTGATGAAGCACACCGTACTCAAACCATTCCAGAAACAGATCGTACTTGGCTAAGCCTAGGCGCTGGCTATCAATGGTCTAAAAACCTAACTCTAGATGCTGGTCTTACATACGTTTATGCGAAAAAAGCGCATCTAAATGAAACTGATGGCAAGATTAACGCTATTGCAAGTGGTGTTCTAGAGCAACCAACACAACTATCATTTGCAGGCACAACCTCTGGCGATGTATGGCTTGCAGGTGTTCAAGCAAGCTACCGTTTCTAA
- a CDS encoding outer membrane protein transport protein — protein MNKKQIFTRSVITAAIALASSQSMAAGFQLNAQSATGLGRAFAGDGVIADNASTMAKNAASMTLFDAPALSLGVIAIDTDVKVKDTSIRTPLNPNRPLPIDDASIGGTSYAPNIYYIQPINDKFAVGASLYSNFGTKTEFNEDYAADLFGGITDVKSVNLGLSAAYRINQQLSIGGGLDVIYGSGKLERGRNSPLLGGKDAVNIDADGVALGFNLGTIYELDQNNRFGLSYRYSPTLEAKGDINYLGRDIGNEKLKMPLPDMAEFSGFNKLNDKFAVHYSIQWIRWSEFDKLETTGGTFSKAYEWQDSWHYSIGGTYYLNNQWTLRAGYMHDTSAQNKETSISVPDSDRNWLSGGFSYHLDSKSTIDFGLTYLIGKDVSVEESQAPLATVNATTRANAWLYGLQYSRSF, from the coding sequence ATGAATAAGAAGCAAATTTTCACTCGTTCAGTTATTACTGCTGCGATCGCTTTAGCCTCTTCACAATCTATGGCGGCAGGATTTCAATTAAACGCACAATCTGCAACAGGTCTTGGCCGTGCTTTCGCTGGTGACGGTGTTATCGCTGATAACGCATCAACAATGGCAAAGAACGCAGCCTCAATGACGCTATTTGATGCACCAGCTCTTTCTCTTGGTGTTATCGCAATTGACACTGACGTTAAAGTTAAAGATACCAGTATCCGAACACCTTTAAATCCAAACCGTCCATTACCAATTGATGATGCATCAATTGGCGGTACAAGTTACGCACCAAATATTTACTACATTCAGCCTATTAACGATAAGTTCGCTGTAGGTGCATCACTTTACTCAAACTTTGGTACTAAAACTGAGTTCAACGAAGATTACGCTGCCGATCTATTTGGTGGTATCACTGATGTGAAAAGCGTTAACTTAGGTTTAAGTGCAGCATACCGTATTAACCAACAACTCAGCATTGGTGGTGGTTTAGACGTGATTTACGGTAGCGGCAAACTAGAACGTGGCCGTAATAGTCCTCTACTAGGCGGCAAAGATGCAGTAAACATCGATGCCGATGGTGTAGCACTTGGCTTTAACCTAGGTACGATTTACGAATTAGATCAAAATAACCGTTTTGGTTTATCGTACCGTTACAGTCCAACACTTGAAGCAAAAGGTGATATCAATTACTTAGGTCGTGACATCGGCAACGAAAAACTAAAAATGCCACTACCTGATATGGCTGAATTCTCTGGCTTTAACAAGTTAAACGACAAATTTGCCGTTCACTACAGCATTCAATGGATCCGTTGGAGTGAATTCGACAAACTAGAAACCACTGGCGGTACTTTCTCTAAAGCATATGAGTGGCAAGACAGCTGGCACTACTCTATTGGTGGTACTTACTACCTAAACAACCAGTGGACGCTACGTGCTGGTTACATGCATGACACCAGTGCACAAAATAAAGAAACATCGATTTCTGTACCTGATTCGGATCGTAACTGGTTATCAGGTGGCTTTAGCTACCATCTAGACAGTAAATCAACCATCGACTTCGGTTTAACTTACCTAATTGGTAAAGATGTAAGTGTTGAAGAATCACAAGCACCATTAGCAACAGTTAATGCAACAACGCGTGCTAACGCATGGCTATACGGCCTACAATACAGCCGTTCGTTCTAA
- a CDS encoding DUF3379 family protein, with the protein MDELEFRRRLLADPHDNDPQVIACKLESVANKKFADELLQLDMQLEKALKVDVPDDLADRILFHQSGEEMPPKRFKNVWSYGLAASVAFAIGMYFGQANFNPTQLPPTATNLADIAIEHVNYEEKFVRNLNENATLQQVNAKLQPLGSEIKNLPGHVYYVNYCGFDGKPSLHMIMDTPQGKVTVFFVPTPSDGISNSTDNQSESLVMPIHDASLIIVGSKGENLMPVANEIKKNLIWEI; encoded by the coding sequence ATGGATGAATTAGAATTTAGACGGAGGTTGCTAGCCGATCCGCATGATAATGATCCCCAAGTCATTGCATGCAAATTAGAATCAGTAGCCAATAAAAAGTTTGCTGATGAATTATTACAGCTAGATATGCAGTTAGAGAAAGCACTCAAAGTTGACGTGCCTGACGATTTAGCTGATAGGATTTTATTTCATCAATCAGGGGAAGAAATGCCACCGAAGCGATTTAAAAACGTCTGGTCTTATGGCCTTGCCGCTTCTGTTGCTTTCGCTATTGGTATGTACTTTGGTCAAGCTAATTTCAATCCGACCCAATTACCACCAACAGCCACCAACTTGGCTGATATTGCTATTGAACACGTTAATTATGAAGAAAAGTTTGTTAGAAACTTAAATGAAAATGCAACCTTGCAGCAAGTTAACGCTAAATTACAGCCTTTAGGTTCAGAAATTAAAAACCTACCTGGGCATGTTTATTACGTCAATTACTGCGGCTTTGATGGCAAACCTTCTTTGCATATGATCATGGATACACCACAAGGTAAGGTTACGGTCTTTTTTGTACCAACACCAAGCGACGGTATTTCAAATTCAACCGATAATCAAAGTGAAAGCTTGGTTATGCCGATTCATGATGCGAGCTTAATTATTGTTGGTAGCAAAGGCGAAAATCTAATGCCTGTAGCAAATGAAATAAAGAAAAACCTGATTTGGGAGATCTGA